In Limisalsivibrio acetivorans, one genomic interval encodes:
- a CDS encoding FprA family A-type flavoprotein, whose protein sequence is MESFKIKEDVYWVGVRDPELEVFDVVIPTEHGTTYNSYLVVGTEKKALIEANKLDFKDKYIQAIEEICPVTDIDYIILNHNEPDHSGCLPVLIEKNPDIEVIYSKTAKTFVENIVNDEFNGRAVGDEDVIDLGGKTLRFFHTPFLHWPDTMFTYLVEEEILFPCDFLGAHYSCEELFNDKLKNKEEAMEAFKFYYSMIMRPYKEHILKALKKIEDIKIDMVCPSHGPIIREDASKYIEWYREQANRYYKNMEQRQVAVVYATAYGNTKKLAEEIKSGIEETGLKAVMLDAAALPVEKIIDEIEISHGVLIGTPTLNAKAPKPILNLIAYFVVLNLVNRLAGAFGSYGWSGEGVKVTEDIMKTMRMKIPQAAFKTKMTPSEEELKEAYSWGRDFGMAVLEN, encoded by the coding sequence ATGGAGTCATTTAAGATTAAGGAAGATGTTTACTGGGTGGGGGTACGAGACCCTGAGCTCGAGGTTTTCGATGTTGTAATCCCCACCGAGCATGGAACCACCTATAACAGCTACCTTGTAGTGGGCACTGAAAAGAAGGCACTAATCGAGGCAAACAAGCTCGACTTCAAAGATAAATATATTCAGGCCATCGAAGAGATCTGCCCAGTTACGGATATCGACTATATAATCCTCAACCACAACGAGCCGGACCATTCCGGTTGCCTCCCCGTTCTCATAGAGAAAAACCCTGATATAGAGGTTATATACTCCAAAACGGCAAAAACCTTCGTCGAAAACATCGTAAATGATGAATTCAACGGCAGGGCTGTTGGTGATGAGGACGTTATTGATCTTGGCGGAAAAACGCTCAGGTTCTTCCACACACCATTCCTCCACTGGCCGGACACCATGTTCACCTACCTCGTGGAGGAGGAGATACTCTTCCCCTGCGACTTCCTCGGCGCACACTACAGTTGCGAAGAGCTTTTCAATGATAAGCTCAAGAATAAGGAAGAAGCGATGGAGGCCTTCAAGTTCTACTACTCCATGATCATGCGCCCCTATAAGGAGCATATCCTTAAAGCACTCAAGAAGATAGAGGATATAAAGATTGATATGGTATGCCCCTCCCACGGCCCCATTATCCGTGAGGATGCGTCAAAGTACATCGAATGGTACAGAGAACAGGCAAACCGCTACTACAAGAACATGGAGCAAAGGCAGGTTGCAGTGGTTTATGCCACGGCCTACGGCAACACAAAGAAGCTTGCCGAGGAGATCAAATCCGGTATTGAGGAAACTGGCCTTAAAGCAGTTATGCTTGATGCGGCGGCACTCCCTGTGGAAAAGATTATCGATGAGATTGAAATATCCCACGGTGTTCTCATCGGCACGCCTACGCTTAATGCAAAGGCTCCCAAACCTATCCTAAACCTCATCGCATATTTCGTTGTGCTCAACCTTGTAAACCGTCTTGCCGGAGCCTTCGGTTCCTATGGATGGAGCGGTGAAGGCGTTAAGGTGACAGAAGATATCATGAAAACCATGCGGATGAAGATACCCCAGGCCGCTTTCAAAACGAAGATGACCCCCTCCGAAGAGGAGCTAAAGGAGGCATACTCATGGGGACGTGATTTCGGTATGGCCGTTCTAGAAAACTGA
- the rd gene encoding rubredoxin, with the protein MKYVCNVCGWIYDPEKGDPDGGVEPGTKFEDIPEDWVCPECGVGKDNFDPMD; encoded by the coding sequence ATGAAATACGTATGCAATGTTTGCGGATGGATCTACGACCCCGAAAAAGGCGATCCGGACGGCGGTGTTGAGCCAGGTACCAAGTTCGAAGATATACCCGAAGACTGGGTATGTCCCGAGTGCGGAGTAGGCAAAGACAACTTCGACCCGATGGACTAA
- a CDS encoding DHH family phosphoesterase, whose product MIEQILEDIKPYRKVLILTHNNPDPDTISAAAGLKMLLYKKLQKRCTIAYHGIIGRAENRELIKTCKIDMHPSSKLNFARYDYFIVVDTQPTAGNVMIPKGYFPNVVIDHHNFRAQTKRTKIYDIRPKTGSTCTIVTEYMKKLDVIPDANIATALYYGMKTDTFGSGRSNTQHDMDMMAYVFPHISIKKLTKIENPELPKYYFKTMKKAIEEAEILDDLVFCNLGDVRNADLIAETSDFVLRMRDVKWSFVIGRIDDYCFFSLRCKSSRRLVGRIATSIVRGLGTGGGHMKSAGGQISLEKRTYEEAVTEIKKRLLKRIGITGTEPKRI is encoded by the coding sequence ATGATTGAACAGATTCTGGAAGATATCAAACCGTACCGCAAGGTTCTGATTCTAACGCACAACAACCCCGACCCGGATACCATATCCGCAGCGGCCGGCCTTAAGATGCTCCTTTACAAAAAGCTGCAGAAGCGATGTACCATAGCCTACCACGGCATTATCGGGCGTGCGGAAAACAGGGAACTCATAAAAACGTGCAAGATAGATATGCACCCATCATCCAAGCTGAACTTTGCCAGGTACGATTATTTCATCGTCGTAGACACCCAGCCCACCGCCGGCAACGTCATGATCCCAAAAGGCTATTTCCCAAACGTTGTCATCGATCACCATAACTTCCGTGCCCAGACCAAGCGCACCAAGATATATGACATCCGCCCGAAAACAGGGAGCACGTGCACCATCGTCACTGAATATATGAAGAAGCTGGACGTTATCCCCGATGCAAATATTGCAACAGCACTGTATTACGGCATGAAAACCGACACCTTCGGTTCCGGAAGAAGCAATACACAGCACGATATGGATATGATGGCCTATGTATTTCCCCACATATCCATAAAAAAACTCACCAAAATCGAGAACCCCGAACTCCCGAAATACTATTTCAAGACGATGAAGAAAGCGATCGAAGAAGCTGAGATACTTGACGACCTTGTATTCTGTAACCTTGGCGATGTTCGCAACGCTGATCTCATAGCGGAAACAAGCGACTTTGTTCTCAGAATGCGGGATGTTAAGTGGTCCTTTGTCATCGGAAGGATAGATGACTACTGCTTCTTCTCCCTTCGATGTAAATCCTCACGCCGCCTTGTAGGGCGTATAGCCACAAGTATCGTGAGAGGGCTCGGAACTGGCGGCGGACATATGAAATCCGCCGGAGGGCAGATAAGTCTCGAAAAAAGAACCTACGAAGAAGCGGTTACAGAAATAAAGAAGAGGCTCCTTAAAAGAATCGGCATTACGGGTACTGAACCTAAAAGGATTTGA
- a CDS encoding LPS-assembly protein LptD: MRPLLLFSLLFLFAISAYAESVTLTADTITSPDNKTFNAEGNVVILRDNATMKADRVRYNKETGLLEAFGSVRVLEGNNQFTCNRLKYDTNTEKGTFYDAEGFVEPFHRFQAEKLERTGDVTYILNKSRFSTCSGPVPDWSFTSSYARMDIGKYIKANHAAMRIKDVPIAYTPYFVYPIKKERESGLLIPKIGSSSKRGSYLGLKYFHDIDVNKDFTIGLTPYTSGLYQMIGEYRHVITENERVYLYGEYMDDWMSESDEQDRWMLFQDTNLKTSKNTELYLDVNYVSDFRYLRDLGDLEMLQSQTQYDNPDNKFYAEAKFIGRWKYADAAVRLKNDMQYRDYDDSYKRTDVYRSPNLYVKKNLRFTNFGINYRADFDRVRYSEYRYYMDTENSRSIQQKYTRLHASTEFYVPINMQIATLRPSITVYATHWSDFDKEVSVKETGDHFYAEIEEDGGVINRRLYKGAWQISLNEIYRKYDSFKHSIYNTFRYEEIPELNHSGIPDRIPYDEIEKRKLYTYTLKNYLKGDDWTFKGGFDQGYDLHEDQSRFTPLTTTAEMEYGEDIYIYARHKYDYYSNDTDYLNERVEFRHGLFFVSEEYTYDNKEDDDDYEEGDENTSLEYSLGVTLPKLDLRLSAKTSGYNRNLSIGDLDTKTYTVDAIYKSDCWNAGFTFISKDYNPLDKDGQRSSTEQIIYLTITLRGLGTFRSPVSTIRSTDEVDNLD, from the coding sequence ATGAGACCCTTACTTCTATTCTCTCTACTCTTTCTGTTCGCTATATCTGCTTATGCAGAAAGCGTTACCCTTACGGCGGATACCATAACCAGCCCGGACAACAAAACCTTCAACGCCGAGGGGAATGTTGTGATCCTGCGGGACAACGCCACAATGAAAGCGGACAGGGTTAGATACAACAAGGAAACGGGCCTGCTCGAAGCCTTCGGTTCTGTAAGGGTTCTTGAGGGAAACAACCAGTTTACCTGCAACCGTCTCAAATACGATACAAACACAGAGAAAGGCACATTCTACGATGCTGAAGGGTTCGTTGAACCATTCCACAGGTTTCAGGCAGAGAAGCTGGAAAGAACGGGGGATGTTACCTACATACTCAACAAAAGCAGATTCTCCACCTGCTCCGGTCCTGTCCCCGATTGGTCCTTCACCTCCTCCTATGCAAGGATGGATATCGGTAAATACATAAAGGCAAACCACGCCGCCATGCGTATAAAGGATGTACCCATAGCCTACACCCCCTACTTCGTCTACCCAATTAAGAAAGAGCGTGAGAGCGGCCTGCTTATCCCGAAGATAGGTAGCTCTTCAAAGCGGGGAAGCTATCTGGGGCTTAAATACTTCCATGATATCGATGTAAACAAGGACTTCACCATCGGTCTGACCCCATACACCAGCGGACTTTATCAGATGATCGGCGAATACAGGCATGTGATAACGGAGAACGAGCGTGTATACCTGTACGGCGAATATATGGACGACTGGATGAGCGAATCCGATGAGCAGGACCGCTGGATGCTGTTTCAGGATACAAACCTTAAAACTTCCAAAAATACAGAGCTTTACCTTGATGTTAACTACGTCTCCGACTTCCGTTATCTGCGTGACCTTGGCGATCTTGAGATGCTTCAGAGCCAGACCCAATACGACAACCCGGATAACAAATTCTACGCCGAGGCAAAGTTTATCGGCAGATGGAAATACGCCGATGCCGCAGTTCGCCTCAAGAACGACATGCAGTATCGGGATTACGACGACAGCTACAAACGCACCGATGTATACCGCTCACCCAACCTCTACGTTAAGAAGAACCTCCGGTTCACAAACTTCGGTATCAACTACAGGGCAGACTTCGACCGTGTGCGCTATTCCGAATACCGCTACTATATGGATACAGAGAATTCACGCTCCATACAGCAGAAATACACCCGACTGCACGCCTCAACGGAGTTTTATGTTCCCATCAACATGCAGATCGCCACATTACGCCCTTCTATTACCGTTTACGCCACACACTGGAGCGACTTTGACAAAGAAGTGAGCGTAAAGGAGACTGGAGACCACTTCTACGCAGAGATCGAAGAGGATGGCGGGGTAATAAACCGCAGGCTATACAAAGGAGCGTGGCAGATTTCACTAAACGAGATTTACAGAAAATACGACAGCTTCAAACACTCCATATACAACACATTCCGCTACGAGGAGATACCCGAGCTAAACCATTCCGGCATACCGGATAGAATCCCCTATGACGAAATTGAGAAGAGAAAGCTATACACCTATACACTCAAAAACTACCTCAAAGGGGATGACTGGACCTTCAAAGGGGGCTTCGATCAGGGTTATGACCTCCACGAGGATCAGTCCCGGTTCACACCTCTCACAACAACAGCGGAAATGGAGTACGGCGAGGATATATACATCTACGCCAGGCACAAATACGACTACTACAGCAACGATACCGATTATCTGAACGAAAGGGTAGAATTCAGGCACGGCCTCTTCTTCGTCTCCGAGGAGTACACCTACGACAACAAAGAGGATGATGACGACTACGAGGAGGGGGATGAGAACACCTCCCTTGAATACTCCCTCGGTGTTACACTCCCGAAGCTTGATCTGAGGCTTTCCGCCAAGACCTCCGGATATAACAGGAACCTGAGCATCGGAGATCTGGACACAAAGACATACACCGTGGACGCCATATATAAATCCGACTGCTGGAATGCCGGGTTCACATTCATATCAAAGGACTATAACCCGCTGGATAAGGATGGACAGCGCTCCAGCACAGAACAGATTATTTATCTTACAATAACATTGAGGGGTCTGGGAACCTTCCGGAGCCCGGTTTCAACCATACGGAGCACAGATGAAGTTGACAACTTGGACTAA
- a CDS encoding bifunctional folylpolyglutamate synthase/dihydrofolate synthase gives MSSETLFGEHYRVTGEFKNLELTLGRIETVLDILGFEESSLGHVIHVAGTNGKGSTCSFIRDILEEQGYKTALFSSPHIETVRERIVLDYDLISVDDFDRIFSGIKDLCTEHNLSYFEALTVCALLYFAENSPDYTILETGLGGRFDATNIIENKTPVITTIAYDHAAYLGNTIFKIAWEKLAIVKKNSPVFVGANTGDVADLIRVKLRDKAIFIKPFSENERLPRPYDANLRLAEAVCSHLLKEDVLCEDPILPMCRMERIGNIILDGAHNPNGLLSLLTGMGPPPAVIVLSSTEERDILKMTAIAERYCRKVILTEIPDNERSVNLSKLPSGPYTLIPDCSKALNKAVEVAGNADILVSGSLYLCAAARKLLWENGI, from the coding sequence TTGAGTTCCGAAACACTCTTCGGTGAACATTACAGAGTAACAGGGGAGTTCAAAAACCTTGAGCTCACCCTCGGGCGCATTGAGACTGTGCTGGATATTCTCGGATTTGAGGAATCTTCTCTGGGTCATGTTATCCATGTAGCCGGCACAAACGGCAAAGGCTCCACATGCTCCTTCATCCGTGATATCCTTGAGGAACAGGGGTATAAAACCGCCCTATTCTCCTCACCACATATAGAAACGGTCCGTGAGAGAATTGTTCTGGATTACGATCTGATCTCAGTGGATGATTTCGACAGGATATTCAGCGGCATCAAAGACCTCTGCACAGAACACAACCTAAGCTATTTCGAGGCTTTAACCGTATGCGCCCTGCTCTATTTTGCGGAGAACTCCCCCGATTACACCATCCTCGAAACAGGACTCGGCGGAAGGTTCGACGCCACCAACATTATAGAAAACAAGACCCCGGTAATAACAACCATAGCCTACGACCACGCCGCATATCTGGGGAATACCATATTCAAGATAGCGTGGGAGAAGCTAGCCATAGTCAAAAAGAACTCACCCGTTTTCGTCGGCGCAAACACCGGTGATGTGGCTGATTTAATCCGCGTAAAGCTCCGGGATAAAGCTATCTTCATCAAGCCGTTCTCCGAAAACGAGAGACTTCCAAGACCCTATGATGCAAACCTCAGGCTTGCCGAGGCTGTCTGCTCACACCTGCTGAAAGAAGATGTCCTCTGCGAAGACCCCATACTCCCCATGTGCAGAATGGAGAGAATAGGCAACATAATACTGGATGGTGCCCATAACCCCAACGGACTTCTTAGCCTGCTCACCGGCATGGGTCCTCCTCCAGCCGTTATCGTTCTTTCTTCCACCGAAGAGCGGGATATTCTAAAGATGACAGCCATCGCAGAGCGATACTGCCGAAAGGTTATCCTCACCGAAATACCGGATAACGAGAGGAGCGTAAATCTCTCCAAACTCCCGTCGGGACCTTACACATTGATACCCGACTGCTCTAAAGCCCTTAATAAAGCGGTTGAAGTCGCGGGAAATGCTGATATACTTGTTTCCGGATCGCTCTATCTATGTGCTGCGGCTCGTAAACTTCTCTGGGAAAACGGCATTTAA
- the accD gene encoding acetyl-CoA carboxylase, carboxyltransferase subunit beta translates to MGIKDFLTEKIKKVSSTKKDIKENLWSKCSHCGEISYCQEIEDNFQCCPKCDFHFPVSALQKIGFITDENTFTEFDSGIRSLDPLKFRDSKKYPDRIKAAVRKTGINDAFISGVGAVNGREVNIGAFEFAFLGGSMGSVVGEKITRLVENGIHHGRHVVTISCSGGARMQESILSLMQMAKTSAALTKLKKEGLGHISLLTDPTTGGVTASYAMLGDIIIAEPGSLICFAGPRVIEQTIRQKLPEGFQRAEFLQEHGMVDFVSHRRDWKNNIHTVLDFFGKQ, encoded by the coding sequence ATGGGTATAAAGGACTTCCTGACGGAAAAGATCAAGAAAGTCAGCTCTACTAAGAAGGATATAAAGGAGAATCTCTGGTCGAAATGCTCCCATTGCGGCGAGATTAGCTACTGCCAGGAGATTGAAGACAACTTTCAGTGCTGTCCAAAATGCGATTTTCATTTTCCCGTCTCAGCATTACAGAAGATCGGATTCATAACCGATGAGAATACATTCACGGAGTTTGACTCCGGCATCCGCTCACTGGATCCGCTGAAATTCCGTGATTCAAAGAAGTACCCCGACCGGATCAAGGCGGCTGTCAGAAAAACCGGAATAAACGATGCATTCATCTCCGGCGTTGGAGCTGTTAACGGGCGTGAGGTTAATATCGGCGCCTTCGAATTCGCCTTCCTTGGCGGAAGTATGGGAAGCGTTGTGGGTGAGAAGATAACCCGCCTTGTGGAGAACGGCATCCACCATGGAAGACACGTTGTAACCATAAGCTGTTCCGGCGGTGCTAGGATGCAGGAGAGTATACTCTCCCTCATGCAGATGGCAAAAACCTCCGCCGCCCTCACTAAGCTTAAGAAAGAAGGACTAGGTCATATATCACTGCTGACAGACCCCACCACCGGCGGAGTTACCGCAAGCTATGCGATGCTTGGGGATATTATTATTGCTGAGCCCGGCTCACTCATTTGCTTCGCAGGACCCAGAGTTATCGAACAAACCATACGCCAGAAGCTCCCCGAGGGCTTCCAGCGTGCAGAGTTCCTGCAGGAACACGGTATGGTGGACTTTGTCTCCCATAGAAGGGACTGGAAAAACAACATACACACCGTGCTGGATTTCTTCGGAAAACAGTAA
- a CDS encoding 3'-5' exonuclease, whose translation MKTTRFDELTFTVFDTETTGISPKKGAKLLEIAAVRVEPGFKINLNERFETLIDPECSIPYQAYAVHGISRTMVKGKPTDREVIPSFLEFTGESIVAAHNARFDCSFIMHCVDKHSLGDVPPMVIDTVKLARAAFPGLPSYSLDSLMRNLELDVPLPATYRHRALFDAAHTALLLANCFKELYARGIETPEALYNDTKGSFYRWPA comes from the coding sequence ATGAAAACAACGAGATTTGACGAGCTTACATTTACGGTTTTTGATACGGAAACCACCGGAATATCACCCAAAAAAGGGGCTAAGCTGTTGGAGATAGCCGCAGTTCGTGTGGAACCGGGCTTTAAGATAAACCTTAACGAAAGATTCGAAACACTCATCGACCCCGAATGCAGCATCCCCTATCAGGCCTATGCAGTGCACGGAATCAGCCGTACCATGGTTAAGGGGAAGCCCACCGACAGGGAGGTTATACCCTCCTTTCTTGAATTTACAGGCGAAAGCATTGTAGCAGCCCATAACGCAAGGTTCGACTGCTCATTCATAATGCACTGCGTTGATAAACACTCACTCGGGGATGTGCCCCCCATGGTTATCGATACAGTGAAACTTGCCAGAGCCGCCTTTCCCGGTCTGCCAAGCTACTCCCTTGATAGCCTTATGAGAAACCTTGAGCTGGATGTACCCCTCCCCGCAACATACAGGCACAGAGCACTCTTCGATGCGGCACATACCGCACTCCTTCTGGCAAATTGCTTCAAAGAGCTGTATGCCAGAGGAATAGAGACTCCCGAGGCACTTTACAATGACACAAAAGGATCATTTTACCGCTGGCCCGCTTAA
- the rsmA gene encoding 16S rRNA (adenine(1518)-N(6)/adenine(1519)-N(6))-dimethyltransferase RsmA yields the protein MLDLLSIFKSEAGRTKKYFGQHFLTNPHILELIAESAGVGKGSNVMEIGPGCGVLTHRFLERGASVQAVEIDGDLASFLKRYLHIYPGFSVINEDFLKADLSLIEGEDLIIAGNLPYNVSVDITVRCTDLHSRTKSMVFMYQKEVADRINAKPKTRNYSSITVLTDYYYTKKKVRDISGGQFWPNTKVTSTILLFTPRERQLEDSETEQRFLTFVRTCFQKKRKTLRNNMAAHGNASELIRRAGFKESIRAEEMELEDFIKLFRIINENNEI from the coding sequence ATGCTCGATCTGCTTAGCATATTCAAATCCGAAGCGGGAAGAACAAAGAAATACTTCGGTCAGCACTTCCTCACCAATCCCCACATACTCGAGCTTATCGCCGAAAGTGCGGGAGTTGGAAAAGGTAGCAATGTGATGGAGATAGGACCCGGCTGCGGAGTGCTCACCCATCGCTTCCTTGAAAGGGGTGCCAGTGTACAGGCTGTGGAGATAGACGGCGATCTAGCCTCCTTCCTGAAAAGATATCTGCATATATACCCCGGTTTCTCCGTTATCAACGAGGATTTCCTCAAAGCGGATCTCAGCCTTATTGAGGGTGAGGATCTAATCATAGCGGGCAACCTCCCCTATAACGTCTCTGTGGATATCACCGTAAGATGCACAGATCTCCACAGCCGCACCAAAAGCATGGTGTTCATGTACCAGAAAGAGGTTGCGGACAGGATCAATGCAAAACCTAAAACGAGGAATTACTCCTCCATAACCGTACTAACCGACTACTACTACACCAAGAAAAAGGTGCGTGACATATCGGGCGGACAATTCTGGCCCAACACAAAGGTAACCTCAACCATACTCCTCTTCACCCCGAGGGAGAGACAGCTTGAGGATAGTGAAACCGAACAGCGGTTCCTAACCTTCGTTCGTACTTGCTTCCAGAAGAAGCGTAAAACCCTTCGCAACAACATGGCCGCCCACGGAAATGCCTCCGAACTCATAAGACGTGCAGGCTTCAAGGAGAGCATACGGGCGGAGGAAATGGAGCTGGAGGATTTCATAAAGCTATTCAGGATAATAAATGAAAACAACGAGATTTGA
- the pdxA gene encoding 4-hydroxythreonine-4-phosphate dehydrogenase PdxA, with the protein MKKIRIAVTIGDPSGVGPEIAAKLALDEEINRIAEPVFIGYRFIMEHAFKKILGRDIPEDIIIEEPDATEEFELIPGTIRGEYGKASMMFIEKGVDMCMSGNADALCTCPINKKAIQLGGYPYPGHTEFLGYLTRSTSFSMLLVGEKIRSVLATTHHAIAEVPEILNEDKIITAVTNAHKAGPFFVGREPRIAVCGLNPHAGDNGALGIEEQTFIKDAIRKLRRKGIDIDGPLPADSVYPKALKGEYDFVVAMYHDQGMIPVKMEAFGEAVNVTLNLPIVRTSVDHGTAFDIAGKNTAGYSSLKKAFTTAVKMVENARSA; encoded by the coding sequence ATGAAAAAGATAAGAATTGCTGTAACCATAGGTGACCCTTCAGGTGTAGGCCCGGAGATTGCCGCCAAGCTCGCCCTTGATGAAGAGATAAACAGAATTGCAGAGCCCGTATTCATAGGCTACAGGTTCATTATGGAACACGCCTTCAAGAAAATTCTTGGACGGGATATACCCGAAGACATAATTATTGAAGAACCCGATGCTACCGAAGAATTCGAGCTTATCCCCGGAACTATCAGAGGGGAGTACGGTAAAGCATCCATGATGTTCATAGAAAAGGGTGTCGACATGTGCATGAGCGGCAATGCAGATGCGCTATGCACCTGCCCCATAAATAAGAAGGCGATCCAGCTCGGAGGATACCCCTACCCGGGACATACCGAGTTCCTCGGCTACCTCACCAGAAGCACCAGTTTCTCCATGCTCCTTGTGGGAGAGAAGATCCGAAGCGTTCTAGCGACTACCCACCACGCCATCGCTGAGGTTCCCGAGATCCTGAACGAGGATAAGATCATTACCGCCGTAACAAACGCCCATAAAGCGGGCCCCTTCTTTGTCGGCAGAGAACCGAGGATAGCCGTCTGCGGTCTTAACCCCCATGCGGGCGATAACGGTGCTCTCGGTATAGAGGAGCAGACCTTTATTAAGGATGCGATCCGCAAACTGCGCAGGAAGGGGATAGACATCGATGGTCCCCTTCCTGCAGATTCTGTTTACCCAAAGGCGCTCAAGGGTGAATACGACTTTGTCGTTGCCATGTACCATGACCAAGGGATGATCCCTGTCAAGATGGAAGCCTTCGGGGAGGCTGTTAACGTAACGCTGAATCTTCCCATCGTACGTACCTCTGTGGATCACGGCACAGCCTTCGACATTGCAGGAAAAAACACCGCCGGTTACTCAAGCCTTAAAAAGGCGTTCACAACCGCTGTTAAGATGGTGGAAAATGCTCGATCTGCTTAG